A portion of the Brevundimonas pondensis genome contains these proteins:
- a CDS encoding response regulator transcription factor: MTDAPRQLLIVEDDEAFAKTLRKSFERRGYEVVSARSHEQLVELLQVHHPRYAVVDLKLGAASGLTCVQTLHAFDPELDIVVLTGFASIATAVEAIKLGARHYLAKPAGTDEIEAAFARQDGDPDAALSARPTSIKTLEWERIHEVLAETNFNISETARRLGMHRRTLARKLEKRQVT, from the coding sequence CTGACCGACGCCCCTCGTCAATTGCTGATCGTCGAGGACGACGAGGCCTTCGCCAAGACCCTGCGCAAGTCGTTCGAGCGGCGCGGCTATGAAGTCGTATCGGCCCGCAGTCACGAGCAGCTGGTCGAGTTGCTGCAGGTGCATCATCCCCGTTACGCCGTGGTGGATCTGAAGCTGGGGGCGGCTTCGGGCCTGACTTGCGTCCAGACCCTGCACGCCTTCGATCCCGAGTTGGACATCGTGGTCCTGACCGGGTTCGCGAGTATCGCGACCGCCGTCGAGGCGATCAAGCTGGGCGCGCGCCACTACCTGGCCAAGCCCGCCGGCACGGATGAGATCGAGGCCGCCTTCGCCCGTCAGGACGGCGACCCTGACGCCGCGCTCAGCGCCCGACCCACCTCGATCAAGACCCTGGAGTGGGAGCGCATCCACGAGGTTCTGGCCGAGACCAATTTCAACATCTCGGAGACCGCGCGTCGCCTGGGCATGCATCGCCGCACCCTGGCCCGGAAGTTGGAGAAGCGTCAGGTCACCTGA
- a CDS encoding SURF1 family protein, giving the protein MTVLILGAVMFAVLFAGFSALGVWQVQRLAWKQDLIRQVDARIHAAPVAAPPPDQVVTRQADQYRRVVVSGRFDHSREALVKAVTDLGPGYWVVTPLTTDRGFTVLINRGFVPSERQKPADRAEGQIEGEATVVGLLRLSEPDGGFLRANDPAGDRWFSRDVTAISRARGLTGPVASYFIDADAAPNPGGWPRGGLTVVRFANSHLIYALTWFGLALMSTAGFVLFWREEKRRRAAR; this is encoded by the coding sequence ATGACCGTCCTGATCCTGGGCGCGGTCATGTTCGCGGTTCTGTTCGCGGGCTTCTCGGCGCTCGGCGTCTGGCAGGTGCAGCGGCTGGCCTGGAAGCAGGACCTGATCCGTCAGGTCGACGCGCGCATCCACGCCGCGCCCGTCGCCGCTCCGCCGCCCGATCAGGTCGTCACGCGTCAGGCCGATCAGTATCGTCGGGTCGTCGTCAGCGGCCGCTTCGATCATTCGCGCGAGGCCCTGGTGAAGGCCGTGACAGACCTTGGCCCCGGCTACTGGGTTGTCACGCCGCTGACGACCGACCGGGGGTTCACGGTCCTGATCAACCGGGGCTTCGTCCCGTCTGAGCGTCAGAAGCCGGCCGATCGTGCAGAGGGCCAGATCGAGGGGGAAGCCACCGTCGTCGGCCTGCTGCGCCTCAGCGAACCGGACGGGGGCTTCCTGCGCGCCAATGATCCCGCGGGCGACCGCTGGTTCTCGCGCGATGTGACCGCAATCTCCAGGGCGAGGGGGCTGACCGGGCCGGTGGCGTCCTACTTCATCGACGCCGATGCTGCGCCCAATCCCGGCGGCTGGCCGCGCGGCGGCCTGACCGTGGTGCGTTTCGCCAACAGCCACCTGATCTACGCCCTGACCTGGTTCGGGCTGGCCCTGATGTCGACGGCGGGCTTCGTCCTGTTCTGGCGTGAGGAAAAGCGCCGGAGAGCGGCGCGATGA
- a CDS encoding ATP-binding protein, which translates to MSAAGFARGLLGLDDRAETPVSPGAAGRRNMLLLIQLRWLAVIGQVMTIAVVHWGLKIPLPLGMLLLAPTGLAVMNLASAPVTLRRQSVTDPELMLALFVDVAALTWLLFFSGGTSNPFAALYLMQIVLAAVLLRPPYAWGFVLVTSGCLAFLAIWHQTLLLPPDTDAHMGLIQAGALVNFILIAVLLVAFVTRTTQNVRARDAYLADARQQAAEQDHIVRMGLLASGAAHELGTPLASLSVILSDWKRMPVLTADADLTSDIVEMQAEVERCKTIVTGILMSAGEARGEAPTVTTLGGFLSEIVADWREKSSDAMAVVLKPPTPRDPRIIADPALKQVFSALLDNAHEAGAERMVIAATLEGDLLSVEFNDDGPGFTPEILERLGQPYQSTKGRAGAGLGLFLLVNVMRKLGGGVVAANRRDGGANVRLTLPLEALAPK; encoded by the coding sequence ATGAGCGCGGCCGGTTTCGCGCGAGGCCTTCTGGGCCTGGACGACCGGGCCGAGACACCGGTGTCGCCGGGCGCGGCGGGGCGGCGCAACATGTTGCTGCTGATCCAGTTACGCTGGCTGGCGGTCATCGGGCAGGTGATGACCATCGCCGTGGTTCACTGGGGGCTGAAGATTCCCCTGCCGCTGGGGATGCTGCTGCTGGCGCCGACTGGGCTGGCGGTGATGAATCTGGCCAGCGCGCCTGTGACCCTGCGTCGGCAGAGCGTGACCGACCCGGAGCTGATGCTGGCCCTGTTCGTGGATGTGGCCGCTCTGACCTGGCTGCTCTTCTTCAGCGGCGGGACCAGCAATCCCTTCGCCGCCCTTTATCTTATGCAGATCGTGCTGGCGGCGGTGCTGTTGCGACCGCCCTACGCCTGGGGCTTCGTGCTGGTCACCAGCGGCTGTCTGGCCTTTCTGGCGATCTGGCACCAGACGCTGTTGTTGCCGCCGGACACCGACGCCCACATGGGCCTGATCCAGGCCGGCGCCCTGGTCAACTTCATCCTGATCGCCGTGCTTCTGGTCGCCTTTGTCACCCGTACGACCCAGAACGTGCGCGCGCGCGACGCCTATCTGGCCGACGCCCGCCAGCAGGCGGCGGAGCAGGATCACATTGTCCGCATGGGGCTGCTGGCCTCGGGCGCCGCGCATGAACTGGGCACGCCTCTGGCCTCGCTGTCAGTCATCCTCAGCGACTGGAAGCGGATGCCGGTCCTGACCGCCGACGCCGACCTGACCTCCGACATTGTCGAGATGCAGGCCGAGGTCGAGCGCTGCAAGACCATCGTCACCGGGATCCTGATGTCGGCGGGCGAGGCGCGGGGCGAGGCGCCGACCGTCACAACCCTGGGCGGCTTCCTGTCCGAGATCGTCGCCGACTGGCGCGAGAAGTCCAGCGACGCCATGGCCGTGGTGCTGAAGCCGCCGACGCCTCGTGATCCCCGCATCATCGCCGATCCGGCCCTGAAGCAGGTCTTCAGCGCCCTGCTGGACAATGCGCATGAGGCGGGGGCCGAGCGCATGGTGATCGCTGCGACGCTGGAAGGCGACCTGCTGTCGGTTGAGTTCAATGACGACGGCCCGGGCTTCACGCCCGAGATCCTCGAGCGCCTGGGCCAGCCCTATCAGTCGACCAAGGGCAGGGCAGGGGCGGGGCTGGGGCTCTTCCTTCTGGTCAATGTGATGCGCAAGCTGGGCGGCGGCGTCGTCGCCGCCAACCGACGCGACGGCGGCGCCAATGTCCGCCTGACCCTTCCCCTGGAGGCTTTGGCTCCGAAATGA
- a CDS encoding potassium-transporting ATPase subunit F yields the protein MWLNVLWGVGALVIAGYMVAALLRPERF from the coding sequence ATGTGGCTGAACGTCCTGTGGGGCGTCGGCGCCCTGGTCATCGCCGGCTACATGGTCGCGGCCCTGCTGCGCCCCGAGCGGTTCTGA
- the kdpB gene encoding potassium-transporting ATPase subunit KdpB — protein sequence MLGRALGDAVVKLNPTKLLNNPVIFATWIVALLASVSAVAAVATGQAAGFAVQLALWLWATVLFANVAESIAEGRGKAAADSLRATRVTTKAKLIVDPKTGTVVPTPAGELEIGSIVLVEAGDVIPSDGEIIEGVASVNEAAITGESAPVIRESGGDRSAVTGGTTVVSDWIKVRITSAPGATFLDRMIAMVEGADRRKTPNELALSVLLAGLTLVFLIAVASLLGLGAYTGIKLDPIVLGALFITLIPTTIGGLLSAVGIAGMDRLLKVNVLATSGRAVEAAGDVDTLLLDKTGTITFGNRMATEVITVPGVRPDAVMRAAVMASLADETPEGRSIVELGRNAGVTGDLPEGAKTIPFSAVTRQSGLEAGGQSWRKGAVDAVLKSLGLAEAEAAPEFRAAVDRIARSGGTPLAVTENDVLVGVIHLKDVVKPGVKARFADLRRMGLRTVMITGDNPVTAAAIASEAGVDDFLAEATPEDKMRLIKAEQAKGRMVAMCGDGANDAPALAQADVGVAMQTGAQAAREAGNMVDLDSDPTKVIEIVEVGKQLLITRGALTTFSIANDVAKYFAIIPAMFVVGLPSLAALNVMKLSSPESAILSAVIFNALVIIALIPLALRGVKYRAVGAGKLLGRNLLIYGLGGLIAPFVGIKLIDIVISALGLA from the coding sequence ATGCTCGGCCGGGCGCTCGGCGACGCCGTCGTCAAGCTGAACCCGACCAAGCTGCTCAACAACCCGGTGATCTTCGCCACCTGGATCGTCGCCCTGCTGGCCAGCGTCTCGGCGGTCGCCGCCGTGGCGACGGGCCAGGCGGCGGGTTTCGCCGTCCAGCTGGCCCTGTGGCTGTGGGCCACGGTCCTGTTCGCCAATGTCGCTGAAAGCATCGCCGAAGGGCGCGGCAAGGCGGCGGCCGACAGCCTGCGCGCCACCCGCGTCACCACCAAGGCCAAGCTGATCGTCGATCCGAAGACCGGAACGGTGGTCCCGACGCCGGCGGGGGAGCTGGAGATCGGCTCCATCGTCCTGGTCGAGGCCGGGGACGTCATCCCCTCGGACGGCGAGATCATCGAGGGCGTCGCCTCGGTCAACGAGGCCGCCATCACCGGCGAAAGCGCCCCCGTCATCCGCGAAAGCGGCGGCGACCGCTCGGCCGTCACCGGCGGCACCACCGTGGTGTCGGACTGGATCAAGGTCCGCATCACCTCGGCCCCCGGCGCCACCTTCCTCGACCGCATGATCGCCATGGTCGAGGGCGCGGACCGTCGCAAGACGCCGAACGAACTGGCCCTGTCCGTACTCCTGGCAGGATTGACCCTGGTCTTCCTGATCGCGGTGGCCAGCTTGCTGGGTCTGGGCGCCTATACGGGGATCAAGCTGGACCCCATCGTCCTGGGCGCCCTGTTCATCACCCTGATTCCGACCACCATCGGCGGCCTGCTGTCCGCTGTCGGCATCGCCGGCATGGACCGGCTGCTGAAGGTCAATGTTCTGGCCACCTCGGGCCGGGCGGTGGAGGCGGCGGGCGACGTCGACACCCTGCTGCTGGACAAGACCGGCACCATCACCTTCGGCAACCGCATGGCCACGGAAGTCATCACCGTGCCGGGCGTGCGTCCTGACGCAGTGATGCGGGCCGCGGTCATGGCCTCCCTGGCCGATGAGACGCCGGAAGGCCGCTCCATCGTCGAACTGGGCCGCAACGCCGGGGTGACGGGCGACCTGCCTGAAGGGGCTAAGACCATTCCGTTCAGCGCCGTGACCCGCCAGTCGGGTCTGGAGGCGGGCGGCCAGTCGTGGCGCAAGGGGGCGGTCGACGCCGTGCTGAAGTCGCTGGGTCTGGCCGAGGCGGAGGCTGCGCCTGAGTTCCGCGCCGCTGTGGACCGCATCGCCCGTTCGGGCGGCACGCCCCTGGCCGTGACCGAAAACGACGTCCTGGTCGGGGTCATCCACCTGAAGGACGTGGTCAAGCCGGGGGTGAAGGCCCGCTTCGCCGACCTGCGTCGCATGGGGCTGCGGACCGTCATGATCACCGGCGACAACCCGGTGACGGCGGCGGCCATCGCATCCGAGGCCGGGGTCGACGACTTCCTGGCTGAGGCCACGCCTGAGGACAAGATGCGCCTGATCAAGGCGGAGCAGGCCAAGGGACGCATGGTCGCCATGTGCGGCGACGGCGCCAATGACGCGCCTGCCCTGGCCCAGGCCGACGTCGGCGTGGCCATGCAGACCGGGGCCCAGGCCGCGCGCGAGGCCGGCAACATGGTCGATCTCGACAGCGACCCGACCAAGGTCATCGAGATCGTCGAGGTCGGCAAGCAACTGCTGATCACGCGCGGCGCCCTGACCACCTTCTCGATCGCCAACGACGTGGCCAAGTATTTCGCCATCATCCCGGCCATGTTCGTGGTCGGTCTGCCGTCGCTGGCGGCGCTGAACGTGATGAAGCTGTCCAGCCCGGAGAGCGCCATCCTGTCGGCGGTCATCTTCAACGCCCTGGTCATCATCGCCCTGATCCCGTTGGCGCTGCGCGGGGTGAAATACCGCGCCGTGGGGGCGGGCAAGCTGCTGGGCCGCAACCTGCTGATCTACGGCCTGGGCGGTCTGATCGCCCCCTTCGTCGGCATCAAGCTCATCGACATCGTCATCTCCGCCCTCGGCCTGGCTTGA
- the cyoC gene encoding cytochrome o ubiquinol oxidase subunit III, producing the protein MSHAASLNPDYVDEAGRPIYHPVEEPHHPEGHSTMLGFWMYLMSDCLIFAMLFAVYAVIGGNYAAGPAPKDLFDLPLVALNTSMLLLSSITYGFAMLAMVKNRTAQMQTWLAITGVFGLCFLGIELYEFAHMIHLGATPQRSGFLSAFFFLVGTHGLHVTFGCIWLVTLMVQVWRKGLIPANKRRLMCLSLFWHFLDVIWIGVFTFVYLFGMLR; encoded by the coding sequence ATGAGCCACGCAGCTTCCCTGAACCCTGACTACGTCGACGAGGCCGGGCGGCCGATCTACCACCCGGTCGAGGAGCCGCATCACCCGGAAGGCCACAGCACCATGCTGGGCTTCTGGATGTATCTGATGAGCGACTGCCTCATCTTCGCGATGCTGTTCGCTGTCTATGCCGTGATCGGCGGCAACTACGCCGCCGGCCCCGCGCCCAAGGACCTGTTCGACCTGCCGCTGGTGGCGCTGAACACGTCGATGCTGTTGCTGTCGTCGATCACCTACGGCTTCGCCATGCTGGCCATGGTCAAGAACCGCACGGCCCAGATGCAGACCTGGCTGGCGATCACCGGCGTCTTCGGTCTCTGCTTCCTGGGGATCGAGCTCTATGAGTTCGCCCACATGATCCATCTGGGCGCCACGCCCCAGCGCAGCGGCTTCCTGTCGGCTTTCTTCTTCCTGGTCGGCACCCACGGCCTGCACGTCACCTTCGGCTGCATCTGGCTGGTCACGCTGATGGTGCAGGTGTGGCGCAAGGGTCTGATCCCGGCCAACAAGCGCCGGCTGATGTGCCTCAGCCTGTTCTGGCACTTCCTAGACGTCATCTGGATCGGCGTCTTCACCTTCGTCTATCTGTTCGGGATGCTGCGATGA
- a CDS encoding DUF808 domain-containing protein, producing the protein MPSGLMALIDDVAGIAKLAAASIDDIGAASGKAAGKAAGVVVDDAAVTPKYVTGLSPSRELPIIGKIAVGSIRNKLLLILPVALLLTAFAPWAITPLLMCGGAYLCFEGAEKVMEMFAGHEVEDKPVSDDPAHLEKATVSGAVRTDLILSAEIMTIALADVADAPLATQAGVLIVVGLAMTVAVYGAVGLLVKLDDIGLHMAGRASKSSRAIGRGLVKSMPGVFSSLSVIGTVAMLWVGGGILVHGTHTLGLAWPAEPVEHLAHAVGALAGPLAGAASWTTTALLSGLLGLVVGGVLAVLLHQVLRLFGRGAH; encoded by the coding sequence ATGCCCTCTGGACTTATGGCCCTGATCGATGATGTCGCGGGCATCGCCAAACTGGCGGCGGCCTCCATCGACGATATCGGCGCCGCCTCGGGCAAGGCCGCCGGCAAGGCAGCGGGCGTGGTGGTCGACGACGCGGCCGTGACGCCGAAATACGTGACCGGCCTGTCGCCCAGCCGCGAACTGCCCATCATCGGCAAGATCGCCGTAGGTTCCATCCGCAACAAGCTGTTGCTGATCCTGCCCGTCGCCCTGTTGCTGACCGCCTTCGCGCCCTGGGCCATCACGCCCCTGCTGATGTGCGGCGGCGCCTACCTCTGTTTCGAGGGAGCCGAAAAGGTGATGGAGATGTTCGCCGGGCACGAGGTTGAGGACAAGCCGGTCAGCGACGACCCCGCCCATCTGGAAAAGGCCACGGTTTCCGGCGCCGTGCGCACGGACCTGATCCTGTCGGCCGAGATCATGACCATCGCCCTGGCCGACGTCGCCGATGCGCCGCTGGCGACGCAAGCCGGCGTGCTGATCGTGGTTGGCCTGGCCATGACCGTGGCCGTCTATGGCGCGGTCGGCCTGCTGGTGAAGCTGGACGACATCGGTCTGCACATGGCCGGGCGCGCCTCGAAGTCCAGCCGCGCGATCGGGCGCGGCCTGGTCAAGTCCATGCCGGGCGTCTTCTCGTCCCTGTCCGTCATCGGCACCGTGGCCATGCTGTGGGTCGGGGGCGGCATCCTGGTGCACGGCACGCACACGCTGGGTCTGGCCTGGCCGGCGGAGCCGGTCGAGCATCTGGCCCACGCGGTCGGCGCCCTGGCCGGGCCGCTGGCCGGCGCGGCAAGCTGGACGACCACGGCCCTGCTGTCAGGCCTTCTGGGCCTGGTCGTCGGCGGGGTCCTCGCGGTCCTGCTGCATCAGGTCCTGCGGCTATTCGGGCGGGGCGCGCACTAG
- a CDS encoding Hpt domain-containing protein codes for MARRDLTGAVDFAVLEAMTGGMDDITEEVLGLFAQQAALWAPMLDPTFEGWRDAVHTIRGAGAGIGAHELATVCQSVEHGEQALAAVGLERVKTALDAALADVAAYRHELMLRGLKG; via the coding sequence ATGGCGCGGCGCGATCTGACGGGGGCGGTGGACTTCGCCGTCCTCGAGGCCATGACGGGTGGCATGGACGACATCACCGAGGAGGTGTTGGGCCTGTTTGCACAGCAGGCGGCGCTGTGGGCGCCCATGCTTGATCCGACGTTCGAGGGGTGGCGCGATGCGGTTCACACCATCCGTGGCGCGGGCGCGGGCATTGGCGCGCATGAGTTGGCGACGGTTTGCCAGAGTGTCGAACACGGTGAACAGGCCCTGGCGGCGGTGGGCCTGGAAAGGGTGAAAACCGCGCTGGACGCGGCCCTGGCCGACGTGGCCGCCTACCGTCATGAACTGATGCTGCGCGGCTTGAAGGGCTGA
- the cyoD gene encoding cytochrome o ubiquinol oxidase subunit IV, translated as MSVEAHNDHAVDHHHDDHHHGDDHDHGSFKTYMIGFLLSVVLTAIPFWLVMTEALAPQTTGLVITAFAVVQIIVHMVFFLHMNHKSEGGWNMLALIFTIVVVVIAVAGSVWVMYHLNTNMMPTHDMQTMG; from the coding sequence ATGAGCGTCGAGGCCCACAACGACCACGCGGTCGATCATCATCACGACGATCATCACCACGGCGACGACCACGATCACGGCTCGTTCAAGACCTATATGATCGGCTTCCTGCTGTCGGTCGTGCTGACGGCGATCCCGTTCTGGCTGGTCATGACCGAGGCCCTGGCGCCTCAGACGACCGGTCTGGTCATCACGGCCTTCGCCGTGGTCCAGATCATCGTGCACATGGTCTTCTTCCTGCACATGAACCACAAGTCCGAGGGCGGGTGGAACATGCTGGCGCTGATCTTCACCATCGTCGTGGTGGTGATCGCCGTCGCCGGTTCGGTCTGGGTGATGTATCACCTGAACACGAACATGATGCCCACCCACGACATGCAGACCATGGGCTGA
- the kdpA gene encoding potassium-transporting ATPase subunit KdpA, whose translation MNIQGWAEIALTLGLAVVLGWPIGVYMSRVWNGERTWLDPMLKPVEGLFYRAAGVDPGRSQGWLGYVGALLVFNLAGFLLLYGLLRLQGILPMNPQGFDGLSPHLAFNTAVSFVTNTNWQSYGGETTVSTFTQMVGLTVQNFVSAATGATIAAALARAFIANRGEGLGNFWADLTRTSLYVLLPIAFIVAVVLAGLGVVQSLAASTQATTLEGGSQTISLFPTASQLAIKQLGINGGGVFNVNSAHPLENPTPLTTLITAVCINVMGWAAFFAFGRSVLAKKDVRALAVAAVILLGGAASALYVIESQPAPALVAAGVDTSAGNMEGKEVRFGVPSSVAWAAQTTGASNGSVNSMHASYMPLGGAVTMFLMQLGEILPGGIGSGVAVMVLMAMLAVFVAGLMVGRTPEYLGKKIEAREIQFAMLAVLVVPLSVLGFSAVAAVLPEALAGLLNKGPHGLSEVLYAYTSATGNNGSAFAGLTANAPWWNTTLGLAMLLGRFVPAVAVLAVAGALVAKPRLAPSTGTLPTHGPLFIGLLIGVILILGGLQFFPALSLGPIVEHFDMLQVVARF comes from the coding sequence ATGAATATTCAAGGTTGGGCGGAAATCGCCCTGACCCTCGGTCTCGCCGTCGTGCTCGGCTGGCCGATCGGGGTCTATATGTCGCGTGTCTGGAACGGCGAGCGCACCTGGCTGGACCCGATGCTGAAGCCGGTCGAGGGCCTCTTCTATCGCGCCGCCGGGGTTGATCCGGGCCGCAGTCAGGGCTGGCTGGGCTATGTCGGCGCCCTGCTGGTCTTCAATCTGGCGGGCTTCCTGCTGCTTTACGGCCTGCTGCGGCTCCAAGGTATTTTGCCGATGAACCCGCAGGGGTTCGACGGCCTGAGCCCGCATCTGGCCTTCAACACCGCCGTCAGCTTCGTCACCAACACCAACTGGCAGAGCTATGGCGGCGAGACGACCGTCTCGACCTTCACCCAGATGGTGGGCCTGACGGTGCAGAACTTCGTCTCGGCGGCCACCGGGGCGACCATCGCCGCCGCCCTGGCCCGCGCCTTCATCGCCAATCGCGGCGAGGGACTGGGCAATTTCTGGGCCGACCTGACGCGCACCAGCCTCTATGTCCTGCTGCCGATCGCCTTCATCGTGGCGGTGGTTCTGGCCGGTCTGGGCGTGGTTCAGTCGCTGGCGGCCTCGACCCAGGCGACGACGCTGGAAGGCGGCTCGCAGACCATCAGCCTGTTCCCGACCGCCAGCCAGCTGGCCATCAAGCAGCTGGGCATCAACGGCGGCGGCGTGTTCAACGTCAACTCGGCCCATCCGCTGGAGAACCCGACCCCTCTGACCACCCTGATCACGGCGGTCTGCATCAACGTCATGGGCTGGGCGGCCTTCTTCGCCTTCGGCCGCAGCGTCCTGGCCAAGAAGGACGTTCGCGCCCTGGCCGTCGCCGCCGTCATTCTTCTGGGGGGCGCGGCCTCGGCCCTCTATGTCATCGAAAGCCAGCCCGCGCCCGCCTTGGTCGCCGCTGGGGTCGATACGTCCGCCGGAAACATGGAGGGCAAGGAGGTCCGCTTCGGCGTGCCGTCCTCCGTCGCCTGGGCGGCCCAGACGACCGGCGCCTCGAACGGCTCGGTCAACTCCATGCACGCCAGCTATATGCCGCTGGGCGGCGCCGTGACCATGTTCCTGATGCAGCTGGGCGAGATCCTGCCCGGCGGGATCGGTTCGGGCGTCGCGGTCATGGTGCTGATGGCCATGCTGGCGGTCTTCGTGGCGGGCCTGATGGTCGGCCGCACGCCGGAATACCTGGGCAAGAAGATCGAGGCGCGCGAGATCCAGTTCGCCATGCTGGCGGTCCTGGTCGTGCCTTTATCGGTGCTGGGTTTCTCGGCCGTCGCGGCGGTCCTGCCCGAGGCTCTGGCCGGTCTGCTGAACAAGGGGCCGCACGGCCTGTCCGAGGTCCTCTACGCCTATACCTCGGCGACGGGGAACAACGGTTCGGCCTTTGCGGGTCTGACCGCCAATGCCCCCTGGTGGAACACCACCCTGGGTCTGGCCATGCTGCTGGGCCGGTTCGTGCCCGCCGTCGCGGTTCTGGCCGTCGCCGGGGCTCTGGTCGCCAAACCGAGGCTGGCGCCCTCGACCGGCACTCTGCCGACCCATGGCCCGCTGTTCATCGGCCTGTTGATCGGGGTGATCCTGATCCTCGGCGGTCTGCAGTTCTTCCCCGCCCTTTCCCTGGGTCCGATCGTGGAGCATTTCGATATGCTCCAGGTCGTGGCCCGGTTCTGA
- a CDS encoding amino acid permease, giving the protein MAFWNRRRSIDAMLAPHEGPALKKTLSWPHLMALGVGAIVGTGILTLIGVGAGLAGPAVLISFALAGLVCACAALAYAELSTIMPASGSAYTYSYASLGEIFAWVVGWSLILEYSLVVSAVAVGWSGYAIPFLAGLGIDLPLALTVGPHVEGGLINLPAVFIIAVVTGLLLMGTKESATLNAVLVLVKIAALVAFVAIALPHFDAANFTPFMPHGFGAPFVQTGVMAAAAIIFFAFYGFDAIATAAEETKKPERDLAIGIIGSMVVCTVLYIVVAAAAIGAAPVASFSDSPEPLSLIMRGLGQGVAAQWIAAAAVIALPTVLLAFLFGQSRIFLGMARDGLLPNRLARISNRGVPTVVTLFTAIVVAILAGIMRLDELASLANAGTLMAFMAVGISLIVLRVREPNRERKFKAPLWWLVGGVAIVGCIVFFFSLKASTQLYFLLWNLFGLAIYLLWSSKNARLAKSPEA; this is encoded by the coding sequence ATGGCGTTCTGGAACCGTCGGCGGTCGATCGATGCGATGCTGGCCCCGCATGAAGGGCCGGCGCTGAAGAAAACCCTCAGCTGGCCGCACCTGATGGCCCTCGGCGTCGGCGCCATCGTCGGCACCGGCATCCTGACCCTGATCGGTGTCGGCGCCGGTCTGGCAGGACCGGCCGTGCTGATCAGCTTCGCCCTGGCCGGTCTGGTCTGCGCCTGCGCCGCCCTGGCCTATGCCGAGCTGTCCACCATCATGCCCGCCTCGGGCAGCGCCTATACCTATTCCTATGCCTCGCTGGGCGAGATCTTCGCTTGGGTCGTGGGGTGGAGCCTGATCCTGGAATACTCGCTGGTCGTCTCGGCGGTGGCCGTGGGCTGGTCGGGGTACGCCATTCCCTTCCTGGCCGGGCTGGGCATTGACCTGCCGCTGGCCCTGACGGTCGGCCCGCACGTCGAAGGCGGTCTAATCAACCTGCCGGCCGTCTTCATCATCGCCGTGGTGACGGGCCTGCTGCTGATGGGCACCAAGGAGAGCGCGACCTTGAACGCGGTGCTGGTGCTGGTGAAGATCGCCGCCCTGGTGGCCTTTGTCGCCATCGCCCTGCCGCACTTCGACGCCGCCAACTTCACGCCCTTCATGCCGCATGGCTTTGGCGCGCCCTTCGTCCAGACGGGCGTCATGGCGGCGGCGGCCATCATCTTCTTCGCCTTCTACGGCTTTGACGCCATCGCCACGGCGGCTGAGGAGACCAAGAAGCCTGAGCGCGACCTGGCCATCGGCATCATCGGCTCGATGGTGGTCTGCACCGTCCTCTATATCGTCGTCGCCGCCGCCGCGATCGGCGCCGCGCCCGTCGCCAGCTTCTCGGACAGCCCCGAGCCTCTGTCGCTGATCATGCGTGGTCTGGGCCAGGGCGTCGCCGCCCAGTGGATCGCCGCCGCCGCCGTCATCGCCCTGCCGACCGTGCTTCTGGCCTTCCTGTTCGGCCAGAGCCGCATCTTCCTGGGCATGGCCCGCGACGGCCTGCTGCCCAACCGTCTGGCCAGGATCTCTAACCGCGGCGTGCCGACCGTGGTCACGCTCTTCACGGCCATCGTCGTGGCCATCCTGGCCGGGATCATGCGTCTGGACGAACTGGCCTCCCTGGCCAACGCCGGCACCCTGATGGCCTTCATGGCCGTGGGGATCAGCCTGATCGTCCTGCGCGTCCGCGAGCCGAACCGCGAGCGCAAGTTCAAGGCGCCGCTGTGGTGGCTGGTCGGTGGCGTGGCCATCGTCGGCTGCATCGTCTTCTTCTTCAGCCTGAAGGCCTCGACCCAGCTCTACTTCCTGCTGTGGAACCTGTTCGGCCTGGCCATCTATCTGCTGTGGTCGTCGAAGAACGCTCGCCTGGCCAAGAGCCCGGAAGCCTGA